The following are from one region of the Variovorax sp. V213 genome:
- a CDS encoding efflux RND transporter permease subunit: protein MNISELCIRRPAMTVLLSAAVVVAGIFAYFSIPVAALPSYNTPVINVNAQLPGASPDTMASSVALPLEKQFSTIPGLQTISSVNTQGVSSITLEFVSSRDIDAAAVDVQAALLRAQRQLPQELTQLPSYRKVNPADAPVLFIALISPSMNPSELNDYAENLISPTLSTIDGVAQVGVYGRKAFAVRIKANADLLNARNITLDELAKAVNSANANTPVGTLDGPRQTLTIQANRQLTKAEDFAKLIVGQRNGAPVRLDEVATIEDSFESVKTASSFNGQSSISLAVQRQPNANTVEVVDAVRALIPRFKAELPQSVEIHMVNDRSLSIREAVHDVQLTLLGTIALVVLVIFLFLHRLVATLIPAATIPISLIGAVALLYAFGYSLDNVSLLGITLAVGLVVDDAIVVLENIMRYVEKGMEPFAAALRGAREVGFTIISISISLVAVFIPIFFMPGVIGLLFHEFAVVVALAVLVSAVVSLTLVPMLASRLLKHVPRKEGVLDHEEEHPEPGTAIGRTFERGYRWVHGSYMRTLDWTLGHRTLMLLIAGGTFIVTAWLFGSIPKGFFPEEDIGQIQITTEAAEDISFTAMNALQERVAASLQADPSVAYVSSFVGVGGPTATQNSGRLFAVLKPRSQRPKMAAVLESLRQRFREIPGIAVYMQPVQNLRLGGRQSKARFQYTLQSVNAGEMVPWATRLMERMRADPAFRDVTSDSQNRGLQATLEVDRDKAGVLGVAVGDLRTALYNAYGDRQIGSIYGASNTYQVILSASDNDRQFEDDMSRLSVRSTTGRLVPLSAFSTVKRTVGPTSVNHQGQLQAVTVSFNLAPDVPLGNATAKIDQFKEELKMPPSIITTYGGDAAVFQSSQASQAVLLVLAVLVIYVLLGVLYESYIHPLTILAGLPSAAVGALLSLRLFGFDLTLIATIGILLLIGIVKKNAIMMIDFALDAQRTQSMTPVDAIREACRLRFRPIMMTTLAALMGALPLALGLGAGAELRQPLGVAVVGGLIFSQVITLYITPAIYLALDRYSGTGPMVDLPGEARAEAGGAAAAHAASSHA from the coding sequence ATGAACATCTCGGAGCTGTGCATCCGTCGTCCCGCGATGACGGTGCTGTTGTCCGCCGCCGTCGTGGTGGCGGGCATCTTTGCGTACTTCAGCATCCCGGTCGCGGCGCTGCCGAGCTACAACACGCCGGTCATCAACGTGAACGCCCAGCTGCCGGGCGCGAGCCCGGACACCATGGCGTCGTCGGTCGCGCTGCCGCTCGAAAAGCAGTTCTCGACCATTCCGGGTCTGCAGACCATCAGTTCGGTCAACACGCAGGGCGTGAGTTCGATCACGCTGGAATTCGTGAGCAGCCGCGACATCGACGCCGCCGCCGTCGACGTGCAGGCCGCGCTGCTGCGCGCCCAGCGCCAGTTGCCGCAGGAACTCACGCAGCTGCCTTCGTACCGCAAGGTGAACCCGGCCGATGCGCCGGTGCTGTTCATCGCGCTGATTTCTCCGTCGATGAACCCGTCCGAGCTCAACGACTATGCCGAGAACCTGATCTCGCCCACGCTCTCCACCATCGACGGCGTGGCGCAGGTCGGCGTCTACGGCCGCAAGGCCTTCGCGGTGCGCATCAAGGCCAATGCCGACCTGCTCAACGCGCGCAACATCACGCTCGACGAACTGGCCAAGGCGGTGAACTCGGCCAACGCCAACACGCCGGTCGGCACGCTCGACGGGCCGCGCCAGACGCTCACCATCCAGGCCAACCGGCAGCTCACCAAGGCAGAAGATTTTGCCAAGCTGATCGTCGGGCAGCGCAACGGCGCGCCGGTGCGGCTCGACGAAGTGGCCACCATCGAGGACAGCTTCGAGTCGGTCAAGACCGCGAGCAGCTTCAACGGCCAGAGCTCCATTTCGCTTGCCGTGCAGCGCCAACCCAATGCCAACACGGTGGAGGTGGTGGACGCGGTGCGCGCGCTCATTCCGCGCTTCAAGGCCGAGCTGCCGCAATCGGTCGAGATCCACATGGTGAACGACCGCTCGCTGTCCATTCGCGAGGCCGTGCACGACGTGCAGCTCACGCTGCTGGGCACCATCGCGCTGGTGGTGCTAGTGATCTTCCTGTTCCTGCACCGGCTGGTGGCCACGCTGATTCCGGCGGCGACCATTCCCATCTCGCTGATCGGCGCGGTGGCGCTGCTCTATGCCTTCGGCTACAGCCTGGACAACGTCTCGCTGCTGGGCATCACGCTGGCCGTGGGCCTGGTGGTGGACGACGCCATCGTGGTGCTCGAAAACATCATGCGCTACGTCGAGAAGGGCATGGAGCCCTTTGCCGCGGCGCTGCGCGGTGCGCGCGAGGTGGGCTTCACCATCATCTCGATCTCGATCTCGCTGGTGGCGGTGTTCATTCCCATCTTCTTCATGCCGGGCGTGATCGGCCTGCTGTTCCACGAGTTCGCGGTGGTGGTGGCGCTGGCGGTGCTGGTGTCGGCCGTCGTCTCGCTCACGCTGGTGCCCATGCTCGCGAGCCGGCTGCTCAAGCACGTGCCCCGCAAGGAAGGCGTGCTCGACCATGAAGAGGAGCATCCGGAACCCGGCACCGCCATCGGCCGCACCTTCGAGCGCGGCTATCGCTGGGTGCATGGCAGCTACATGCGAACGCTCGACTGGACGCTGGGACACCGCACGCTGATGCTGCTGATCGCCGGCGGCACCTTCATCGTCACCGCGTGGCTTTTCGGCTCCATTCCGAAGGGCTTCTTTCCCGAGGAAGACATCGGGCAGATCCAGATCACCACCGAAGCGGCCGAGGACATTTCCTTCACCGCGATGAACGCACTGCAGGAACGCGTGGCCGCATCGCTTCAGGCTGACCCGAGCGTGGCCTACGTGAGCTCGTTCGTCGGCGTGGGCGGGCCCACGGCCACGCAGAACTCGGGCCGCCTGTTCGCCGTGCTCAAGCCGCGCAGCCAGCGTCCCAAGATGGCAGCGGTGCTCGAGTCGCTGCGCCAGCGCTTCCGCGAGATTCCGGGCATTGCGGTCTACATGCAGCCGGTGCAGAACCTGCGCCTGGGCGGCCGCCAGAGCAAGGCGCGCTTCCAGTACACGCTGCAAAGCGTGAACGCGGGCGAGATGGTGCCCTGGGCCACGCGGCTCATGGAGCGCATGCGCGCCGACCCCGCCTTCCGCGACGTCACCAGCGATTCGCAGAACCGCGGCCTGCAGGCCACGCTGGAGGTCGACCGCGACAAGGCCGGCGTGCTCGGCGTCGCCGTGGGGGACCTTCGCACCGCGCTTTACAACGCCTACGGCGACCGGCAGATCGGCAGCATCTACGGCGCGAGCAACACCTACCAGGTGATTCTCTCGGCCTCCGACAACGACCGGCAGTTCGAGGACGACATGTCGCGCCTGTCGGTGCGCAGCACCACGGGCCGGCTGGTGCCGCTCTCGGCCTTCTCGACCGTCAAGCGTACCGTGGGACCGACCTCGGTCAACCACCAGGGCCAGCTGCAGGCGGTGACGGTGTCGTTCAACCTCGCGCCCGATGTGCCGCTGGGCAACGCGACCGCGAAGATCGACCAGTTCAAGGAAGAGCTGAAGATGCCGCCATCGATCATCACCACCTACGGCGGCGATGCGGCGGTGTTCCAGAGTTCGCAGGCCAGCCAGGCCGTGCTGCTGGTGCTGGCGGTGCTGGTGATCTACGTGCTCCTGGGCGTGCTGTACGAAAGCTACATCCACCCGCTGACCATCCTGGCCGGGCTGCCGTCGGCCGCCGTGGGTGCGTTGCTCTCGCTCAGGCTCTTCGGCTTCGATCTGACGCTGATCGCCACCATCGGCATCCTGCTTCTGATCGGCATCGTGAAGAAGAACGCGATCATGATGATCGACTTCGCGCTCGATGCGCAGCGCACCCAGAGCATGACGCCGGTCGACGCGATCCGCGAGGCGTGCCGGCTGCGCTTCCGCCCCATCATGATGACCACGCTGGCCGCGCTCATGGGTGCCCTGCCGCTCGCATTGGGGTTGGGCGCCGGCGCCGAACTGCGCCAGCCGCTGGGTGTGGCGGTGGTGGGCGGGCTCATCTTCTCGCAGGTGATCACGCTCTACATCACGCCCGCGATCTATCTTGCGCTCGACCGCTACAGCGGCACCGGGCCGATGGTCGACCTGCCGGGCGAAGCAAGGGCCGAGGCCGGTGGTGCCGCTGCGGCGCACGCAGCCTCCTCGCACGCCTAG
- a CDS encoding sigma 54-interacting transcriptional regulator, which yields MSTTGARLLVVDDDPDMLRLLSMRLSSVGYQVTAVTSAETALTQLEIEHPQLVLSDVRLPGRDGLQLFDEIRKRHPSLPVILLTAHGTIPDAVEATARGVFTYLTKPYDGRELLDKIAQALALGAPASTPTKAGDESWRAEIVSRSNRMSELLAEARMVAKSDASVLLRGDSGAGKELLARAIHKASARADKPFVAVNCGAIPEALLESELFGHMKGAFTDAHANHKGLFQQADGGTLLLDEIGDMPPALQVKLLRVLQERAVRPLGASQSIEVDVRIISATHRDLDAAMAAGQFREDLYYRLNVVTLTLPPLSARREDIPLLANHFLQKLSTKYGKRLSGFAPEALKALATAAWPGNVRQLYNVVEQVCALSSSPLIPLALVQRALRVPTVEVQTYAEAKQRFERDYLVGLLKLTDGNVADAARLADRNRTEFYRLLQKHELTPGHFKADAVAPGSEPVAE from the coding sequence ATGAGCACGACCGGCGCGCGCCTGCTGGTGGTCGACGACGATCCGGACATGCTGCGGCTGCTCTCGATGCGGCTGAGTTCGGTGGGTTACCAGGTCACGGCAGTGACCTCGGCCGAAACCGCGCTCACGCAGCTCGAGATCGAGCATCCGCAGCTGGTGCTCAGCGACGTGCGGTTGCCCGGGCGCGACGGGCTCCAGCTGTTCGACGAAATCAGGAAGCGGCACCCTTCGCTGCCGGTGATCCTGCTCACCGCCCACGGCACCATTCCCGACGCGGTCGAGGCCACGGCACGCGGCGTGTTCACCTACCTCACCAAGCCCTACGACGGGCGCGAGTTGCTGGACAAGATCGCCCAGGCGCTGGCGCTCGGCGCTCCGGCCAGCACGCCCACCAAGGCCGGCGACGAAAGCTGGCGCGCCGAAATCGTGAGCCGCAGCAACCGAATGTCCGAGTTGCTGGCCGAGGCCCGCATGGTGGCCAAATCGGACGCCTCGGTGCTGCTGCGCGGCGACAGCGGCGCCGGCAAGGAACTGCTGGCGCGCGCCATCCACAAGGCCAGCGCCCGGGCCGACAAACCCTTCGTGGCCGTCAACTGCGGCGCCATTCCGGAGGCCCTGCTCGAGTCGGAACTGTTCGGCCACATGAAGGGCGCCTTCACCGACGCGCATGCCAACCACAAGGGGCTGTTCCAGCAGGCCGACGGCGGCACGCTGCTGCTCGACGAAATCGGAGACATGCCGCCCGCGCTGCAGGTCAAGCTGCTGCGCGTGCTGCAGGAACGCGCGGTGCGTCCGCTCGGCGCCAGCCAGTCGATCGAGGTCGACGTGCGCATCATCTCGGCCACCCACCGCGACCTGGACGCGGCCATGGCGGCGGGCCAGTTCCGCGAAGACCTCTATTACCGCCTCAACGTGGTCACGCTCACGCTGCCGCCGCTGTCGGCCCGGCGCGAAGACATTCCGCTCCTGGCGAACCACTTTCTGCAGAAGCTGTCGACCAAATACGGCAAGCGGCTCTCCGGCTTCGCGCCCGAGGCGCTCAAGGCGCTGGCCACGGCGGCCTGGCCCGGCAACGTGCGCCAGCTCTACAACGTGGTGGAGCAGGTCTGCGCGCTGTCGAGCTCCCCGCTGATCCCGCTGGCCCTCGTGCAGCGGGCGCTGCGCGTGCCGACGGTCGAAGTCCAGACCTATGCCGAGGCCAAGCAGCGCTTCGAACGCGACTACCTCGTCGGGCTGCTCAAGCTGACCGACGGCAACGTGGCCGATGCCGCCCGGCTGGCCGACCGCAACCGCACCGAGTTCTACCGCCTGCTGCAGAAGCACGAGCTCACGCCGGGGCACTTCAAGGCCGATGCTGTCGCTCCCGGCAGCGAGCCTGTCGCCGAGTAG
- a CDS encoding sensor histidine kinase — translation MAKRPSARGSFQQLLLFAFLLITALLVGVALRSVFQYDALMTQSRDAAARALRLSGAAQSLAERSAAMERAGRQSLVLNDAVLRRRFDDAAREAHQVLDRLERNGLAPTGIEMWRTQLGVIEGLMSGSADTALSRENSMAIQFRDLDSLNTNIAQQAQFLIEMQNDALAKRIENARRRLMREVVAASVLAVSLALAFGIWLARPFKRLEHAIVGLGQNRLDEPIDIRGPADVRRVSQQLEWLRLRLTELDADKARFLRHVSHELKTPLAALREGVSLLEDGVTGPLNPAQLEVAQILNQNTVSLQGQIEALLRFNAAAFEARELRRERTELLPLIEEQIEAQRLQWQAHGLRVRAEGEALALTVDRVKLGTAVANLLSNAIRYSAPGGVITIAVSGTPDSACIDVNDAGPGIAEGDRDRIFEPFYRGERQPEHAVKGTGIGLSIVQEYIAAHGGRITLQPGGPGARFRIELPRTA, via the coding sequence ATGGCGAAACGGCCGTCGGCACGGGGCTCGTTCCAGCAGCTCCTTCTTTTCGCCTTCCTGTTGATCACCGCCCTCCTGGTGGGCGTGGCGCTGCGCTCGGTGTTCCAGTACGACGCGCTCATGACCCAGAGCCGCGATGCGGCCGCCCGTGCGCTGCGGCTTTCGGGCGCGGCCCAGTCGCTGGCCGAGCGCAGTGCGGCCATGGAGCGTGCCGGGCGCCAGTCGCTGGTGCTGAACGATGCCGTGCTGCGGCGCCGTTTCGACGACGCCGCGCGCGAGGCACACCAAGTGCTCGATCGGCTCGAGAGGAACGGCCTTGCGCCCACGGGCATCGAGATGTGGCGCACCCAGCTCGGGGTGATCGAGGGCCTGATGAGCGGCAGCGCCGATACCGCGCTCTCGCGCGAGAACAGCATGGCGATCCAGTTCCGCGATCTCGATTCGCTCAACACGAACATCGCGCAGCAGGCCCAGTTCCTGATCGAGATGCAGAACGACGCGCTCGCCAAGCGCATCGAGAACGCGCGCCGGCGCCTGATGCGCGAGGTGGTGGCGGCGAGCGTGCTCGCGGTGTCTCTGGCGCTGGCTTTCGGCATCTGGCTCGCGCGCCCGTTCAAGCGGCTCGAGCACGCCATCGTCGGACTGGGCCAGAACCGGCTCGACGAACCGATCGACATCCGCGGCCCGGCCGACGTCCGGCGCGTGTCGCAGCAGCTCGAATGGCTGCGCCTGCGCCTGACCGAGCTGGACGCCGACAAGGCCCGCTTCCTGCGCCACGTGTCGCATGAGCTCAAGACGCCGCTGGCCGCGCTGCGGGAAGGCGTTTCGCTGCTCGAAGATGGGGTGACGGGCCCGCTGAATCCGGCGCAGCTGGAAGTGGCGCAGATCCTGAACCAGAACACCGTGTCGCTGCAGGGCCAGATCGAGGCGCTGCTGCGCTTCAATGCGGCCGCCTTCGAGGCGCGCGAACTGCGCCGCGAACGCACCGAGCTGCTGCCGCTGATCGAGGAACAGATCGAGGCCCAGCGACTGCAATGGCAGGCCCACGGGCTGCGCGTTCGGGCCGAAGGCGAGGCGCTGGCTCTCACGGTCGACCGTGTCAAGCTGGGTACCGCGGTGGCCAACCTGCTGTCGAACGCCATCCGTTATTCGGCGCCCGGCGGCGTCATTACCATCGCGGTGTCCGGCACGCCAGATTCGGCATGCATCGATGTCAACGACGCCGGCCCGGGTATTGCCGAAGGCGACCGCGACCGCATCTTCGAGCCTTTCTACAGGGGCGAGCGCCAGCCCGAGCACGCGGTCAAGGGCACCGGCATCGGTCTTTCCATCGTGCAGGAGTACATTGCTGCCCATGGGGGCCGCATCACCCTGCAGCCAGGCGGGCCCGGCGCGCGCTTTCGCATCGAACTGCCGCGCACGGCCTGA
- a CDS encoding histidine phosphatase family protein → MEEITRLIAVRHGETAWNVDTRIQGQLDVGLNATGLWQARRVGQALAEEDIGAIYASDLSRAWQTAQEIARPHGLTVHPEPGLRERAFGRFEGMSFAEIEATLPDQARRWRERDPEFEPEGGESLLAFRERVTGIASKLAARHPGQLVALVAHGGVMDVLYRAATRQELQAPRTWQLGNAAINRMLWTPEGFSLVGWSDTAHLAADDDILDETTT, encoded by the coding sequence ATGGAAGAAATCACCCGCCTGATTGCCGTTCGCCATGGCGAGACCGCCTGGAACGTCGACACGCGCATCCAGGGCCAGCTCGACGTCGGCCTCAATGCCACGGGCCTGTGGCAGGCCCGGCGCGTGGGGCAGGCACTGGCCGAAGAAGACATCGGCGCGATCTACGCGAGCGACCTGTCGCGCGCCTGGCAGACCGCGCAGGAGATCGCGCGGCCCCACGGCCTCACGGTGCACCCCGAGCCCGGCCTGCGCGAACGCGCCTTCGGCCGCTTCGAGGGGATGAGCTTCGCGGAGATCGAGGCCACCCTGCCCGACCAGGCCAGGCGCTGGCGCGAGCGCGATCCCGAGTTCGAGCCCGAGGGCGGCGAGAGCCTGCTGGCGTTTCGCGAGCGCGTGACGGGCATTGCGTCGAAACTGGCCGCGCGCCATCCGGGCCAGCTGGTGGCGCTGGTGGCGCATGGCGGCGTGATGGACGTGCTCTACCGCGCTGCCACGCGCCAGGAGCTGCAGGCGCCGCGCACCTGGCAGCTCGGCAACGCGGCCATCAACCGCATGCTGTGGACGCCCGAGGGCTTCAGCCTGGTGGGCTGGAGCGACACCGCCCACCTGGCGGCGGACGACGACATCCTCGACGAAACAACGACCTAG
- the miaB gene encoding tRNA (N6-isopentenyl adenosine(37)-C2)-methylthiotransferase MiaB: MSKKVFIKTFGCQMNEYDSDKMADVLNAAEGYEPTQNVDEADLILFNTCSVREKAQEKVFSDLGRVKHLKAKGVKIGVGGCVASQEGEAIIARAPYVDIVFGPQTLHRLPEMLKDRERLERPQVDISFPEIEKFDHLPPARVEGVTAFVSIMEGCSKYCSYCVVPYTRGEEVNRPLDDVLVEIAGLADQGVREVTLLGQNVNAYRGRMGDTAEIADFALLIEYVAEIPGIERIRYTTSHPNEFTPRLIEAYAKVPQLVSHLHLPVQHGSDRILMAMKRGYTAMEYKSTVRKLRAIRPELALSSDFIVGFPGETDEDFAKMMKLIDDCQFDNSFSFIFSPRPGTPAAALHDDTPHAVKLARLQTLQRVIDGNVRRFGDALVGTTQRVLVEGASRKDANELMGRTACNRVVNFEGDARLVGQMADLRITRSLAYTLRGEVATRESSTAPASAALAA; encoded by the coding sequence ATGAGCAAAAAAGTCTTTATCAAAACCTTCGGCTGCCAGATGAACGAGTACGACTCGGACAAGATGGCCGACGTGCTGAACGCCGCCGAGGGCTACGAGCCGACGCAGAACGTGGACGAGGCCGACCTCATCCTCTTCAATACCTGTTCGGTGCGCGAGAAGGCGCAGGAAAAGGTGTTCTCCGACCTCGGCCGCGTGAAGCACCTGAAGGCCAAGGGCGTGAAGATCGGCGTAGGCGGCTGCGTGGCCAGCCAGGAGGGCGAGGCCATCATTGCGCGCGCGCCCTATGTCGACATCGTGTTCGGCCCGCAGACGCTGCACCGCCTGCCCGAGATGCTGAAGGACCGCGAGCGGCTGGAGCGCCCGCAGGTGGACATCAGCTTTCCCGAGATCGAGAAGTTCGACCACCTGCCGCCCGCGCGCGTCGAGGGCGTGACCGCGTTCGTGTCGATCATGGAGGGCTGTTCCAAGTACTGCAGCTACTGCGTGGTGCCCTACACCCGCGGCGAGGAAGTGAACCGCCCGCTGGACGACGTGCTGGTGGAAATTGCAGGCCTGGCCGACCAGGGCGTGCGCGAGGTCACGCTGCTCGGGCAGAACGTGAACGCCTACCGCGGCCGCATGGGGGACACGGCCGAAATTGCCGACTTCGCGCTCCTGATCGAATACGTGGCCGAGATTCCGGGCATCGAGCGCATCCGCTATACCACCAGCCACCCCAACGAGTTCACGCCGCGGCTGATCGAGGCCTACGCCAAGGTGCCGCAACTCGTGAGCCACCTGCACCTGCCGGTGCAGCACGGCAGCGACCGCATCCTGATGGCCATGAAGCGCGGCTACACGGCCATGGAATACAAGAGCACGGTGCGCAAGCTGCGCGCCATCCGGCCCGAACTCGCGCTGTCGAGCGACTTCATCGTGGGCTTCCCGGGCGAGACGGACGAAGACTTCGCCAAGATGATGAAGCTGATCGACGACTGCCAGTTCGACAACAGCTTCAGCTTCATCTTCAGCCCGCGCCCCGGCACGCCGGCCGCCGCGCTGCACGACGACACGCCCCATGCGGTGAAGCTGGCCCGCCTGCAGACGCTGCAGCGCGTGATCGACGGCAACGTGCGCCGCTTCGGCGATGCGCTGGTCGGCACCACGCAGCGTGTGCTGGTCGAAGGCGCCTCGCGCAAGGACGCGAACGAGCTGATGGGCCGCACCGCGTGCAACCGCGTCGTCAACTTCGAAGGCGATGCGCGCCTGGTCGGGCAGATGGCCGACCTGCGCATCACGCGCTCGCTGGCCTACACGCTGCGCGGCGAAGTGGCCACGCGCGAATCGTCGACGGCGCCGGCTTCCGCCGCGCTCGCCGCCTGA
- a CDS encoding efflux RND transporter periplasmic adaptor subunit, whose translation MSAKNAKPASTAGGAPAGSAPPALVTLATAERQDVPVTVQVNGSVVSLNSVDLRPQVTNTVAAVHVKEGQFVKEGQLLFTLDDRNDQANLARARAQQKRDEATMADLERQYKRSQELVAQNFISKSAADATLSQLEAQRAAVSADRAAVQSSQVALGYATLRAPIAGRIGAVNIYPGTLVQPTLSLVTITQLDPIAVSFPVPEANLQDLLAAARSRSKVEALVSGRKEPLTGVLNFVDNTVDPQIGTVRAKAVFDNADQSLWPGQFVGTRITVRTLPGATVVPAAALMMLSDGASLYVVDEARDAKRRKVQVLYTFGTKVAVSGVEPGEQVVIEGSQNVRPGGKVRVDKKAAPAGTTGVTPGSAASSDPQTPRERA comes from the coding sequence ATGTCGGCAAAGAACGCCAAGCCGGCCAGCACGGCCGGCGGAGCGCCTGCGGGCAGTGCACCGCCCGCGCTCGTCACCCTGGCCACGGCCGAGCGGCAGGACGTGCCGGTGACGGTGCAGGTCAACGGCAGCGTGGTGTCGCTCAACAGTGTCGACCTGCGGCCGCAGGTGACCAACACGGTGGCGGCGGTGCACGTGAAGGAAGGGCAGTTCGTCAAGGAAGGTCAGCTGCTCTTCACACTCGACGACCGCAACGACCAGGCCAACCTGGCCCGCGCCCGCGCCCAGCAGAAGCGCGACGAGGCCACCATGGCCGACCTCGAGCGCCAGTACAAGCGCAGCCAGGAACTGGTGGCGCAGAACTTCATTTCCAAGAGCGCTGCGGACGCCACGCTGTCGCAGCTCGAGGCGCAGCGCGCCGCGGTGTCGGCCGACCGCGCCGCCGTGCAGTCGTCGCAGGTGGCGCTCGGCTATGCCACGCTGCGTGCGCCCATCGCGGGGCGCATCGGCGCCGTCAACATCTACCCGGGCACGCTGGTGCAGCCCACGCTGTCGCTGGTCACCATCACGCAGCTCGACCCCATCGCGGTGAGTTTCCCGGTGCCGGAAGCCAACCTGCAAGACCTGCTGGCGGCGGCGCGCAGCCGATCCAAGGTCGAGGCGCTCGTCAGCGGGCGCAAGGAGCCGCTGACCGGCGTGCTCAACTTCGTCGACAACACGGTCGACCCGCAGATCGGCACCGTGCGCGCCAAGGCGGTGTTCGACAACGCCGACCAGAGCCTCTGGCCCGGCCAGTTCGTCGGCACGCGGATCACGGTGCGCACCCTGCCGGGCGCCACGGTGGTGCCGGCGGCGGCGCTCATGATGCTGTCCGATGGCGCTTCGCTCTACGTGGTCGACGAGGCCAGGGACGCCAAGCGACGCAAGGTGCAGGTGCTCTATACCTTCGGCACCAAGGTGGCGGTGAGCGGCGTGGAGCCGGGCGAGCAGGTGGTCATCGAGGGTAGCCAGAACGTGCGCCCGGGTGGCAAGGTCCGCGTCGACAAGAAGGCCGCGCCGGCCGGCACCACCGGCGTCACGCCGGGCAGCGCCGCCTCCTCGGACCCCCAGACTCCGCGGGAACGCGCATGA